The following are encoded in a window of Ricinus communis isolate WT05 ecotype wild-type chromosome 4, ASM1957865v1, whole genome shotgun sequence genomic DNA:
- the LOC8258301 gene encoding ethylene-responsive transcription factor ERF026, producing the protein MANPNANATPPQEDQPHPIQVPEPGLLHPEEQTNPSPRPVRSPGASSGQTGRHPIYRGIRCRSGKWVSEIREPRKTTRIWLGTYTTPEMAAAAYDVAALALKGPDTALNFPESILSYPIPISTSATDIRAAAASAAAARQPNQETVSNPDGGRDEAKWKAATSSSGTSRFESDQEFIDEEAFLNFPNLLVDMAGAMMVSPPRINTPSSDDSPRNSDAEGLWSYP; encoded by the coding sequence ATGGCCAATCCTAATGCCAATGCGACGCCGCCCCAAGAAGACCAACCACACCCCATACAAGTCCCTGAGCCAGGTCTTCTTCACCCAGAGGAACAGACAAACCCATCTCCTAGACCGGTCCGATCACCCGGTGCTTCATCGGGTCAGACCGGAAGGCATCCTATATATAGAGGGATTCGATGCCGGAGCGGGAAATGGGTGTCTGAGATCCGTGAGCCACGTAAAACTACGCGTATATGGCTAGGTACGTATACTACTCCTGAAATGGCAGCTGCTGCGTACGACGTCGCAGCACTAGCCCTTAAAGGCCCGGACACAGCCCTGAATTTCCCGGAATCTATTTTGTCTTACCCAATACCGATATCTACTTCTGCTACTGATATAAGGGCTGCTGCTGCTAGTGCAGCGGCTGCTAGACAGCCCAACCAAGAAACCGTGTCAAATCCAGACGGGGGTCGAGATGAAGCGAAGTGGAAGGCGGCGACGTCGTCTAGTGGCACTAGCCGTTTTGAGTCAGATCAAGAATTTATTGATGAAGAAGCTTTTCTGAACTTTCCAAATTTGCTAGTGGACATGGCGGGAGCAATGATGGTGAGTCCTCCAAGAATAAATACGCCTTCGTCTGATGATTCGCCTAGGAATTCGGATGCTGAAGGACTATGGTCTTACccttaa